The Euwallacea similis isolate ESF13 chromosome 18, ESF131.1, whole genome shotgun sequence sequence GACTAGGCCCCGGTGAAGGAGAACCTCCAATGGGCGACGAAGAATTTGGATATCTATAACAGATGAATTGTAACCCCATTTTAAGGGTTTTGTCTATCAAGTACCCGTTGCTCATTTCCAACATTCCTCCACTGGGATAAACCGAATCCGTCTCTGAAGAGGACGGTCTCGGGCTTATGCTGGTATGCGCCATCTGGGGACTAGACTGAAGGAGACCAGAATCGCTGTAGCTTATGTTTACTGGAACTGATACAGGCTGCGAATAATTTGAACCCATGTTAACCTAAAACGAACCAATTAAGGTTTTACCGAGAAATTTCAGCTTTCCAAACTCTATGATGAAATGGATGATCATCGTTTACTAAACCGTGGACAAATTGCTGCGCaacacttgattttttcgaGCGAAGTTACGTTGATTTTGAGCAAAACTACATCATTTTTTTGGTCACTTCCATATTATTTCGCTCGGATTTACAGTACTTTAGGAACCCTTGAAATTTGTGACGAGAATAGAGCTACACGAATTTGCCTCGATAGAAAAGATTCCATTAATccattttagaattttgctGCCGCAATTTTGGTAAAAAACGGGGTGTTGCGAAGCAATTTATTAAGGCACCTTtaagttaatattaataaactttgcTTTAGACATTTAATTTAGTGTACCAGACATATAAAAAACAGCACAACGTTAAGCCCTTTACATAACGATGAAAAACAAACATTCTACAGTATTCAAAGgaattaattttagatttttacgAATATGGGCGCCTTAAAAAGACAGAAAACTGTGGTTTTAGGAATATaatatttggtttaaaaaCTTGCGGAATGTCTAAACGAAGGATCGCGAAACGTGCACAAAAACCGTAAAGGATAAAAAAGCAACGCACTAATGTCTCGTACCTagagaatttacaaaaaaacttattacttTATGTAATATGCAAACGCATTAAGGTATGGTCACGTACGACCCACAGAAAGTGATGATCTTAACatgaaataagtaataaataataaaaaagaatactAACTGGACTAACCCTTTGCCCATTAATTGACTGGTTTCTCTGCAGCATCATCTGGAAATCTTCATCAATTTTACTGTACTTGGCCTCAGTTCTAGGCGTGAGTTGGTATTCCGTTTCAGGCTCCGGGCTTTCGGGACTCATTACTCCGTTCTTATGCTCTTTCTTATTGAGTGCCTGCAAGTGTCAGTGGACCAGCTCATGGGGAAATGCTCTCGCGTTATAACGCGTTTTTGATCATTACAAAGGTGGTGGATTCtcttttgaaataaacatgcataataaaaacattattgaacctcttatcaaattaaatgacaataaaaataaccgaatCCATGCACCGAGCTTACAATAACCATAAAACGTTCCGACACAACACAAAcaatatttgtgaaaataacttttttaatgctGGGTATTTCATGACATGTCAATAAGGGGGTTGAGTGCTGAACTTGAAGCCAAATAATAATGCTTGAATTAAGGAGATCCgaccaaaaatcaaaacttcgGCGGCGTTATTTCTGAAATGTGGCCTTAACCCCAAGTTTAGGTCTCGactttcaatttgttttactttatTCCCTGCGTCAAATccttattaaatgaaataaaacagcATGCAAAAAGTCgcataaatttttcttctggGGGTAGCTATAAAATACGCTGAAACGCCGCTGTGATATCGTTTAACACCACGAGGTCTTTTCATGGATGTTCTCATAAGAAAGTCACCTGCTGAAATCCTGAAGCAATTACTAAGCAGTTCATTAGGAGAGGCGCGAAGGATCGGGAGAGAAAAGCACAATACCCAGTACAACATCTTAAGAAAAGGTTGTTTGGAAAACTTTCCGATGGATCTTCGAGCACATCTGACGGCCCTGATGAGAATCTTAATGCAGGTAGCACCGAGATTGATCCGGATAAATATAATATCACCCGAGAGAGgtgtttgcaaaatttaaagctAAAGGACAACGTTCTgcgtcacatttttgaaattgcaaaaaatcgTTCGTAAACGTTTTACTTCTTCCAATTTCGGAGATTTGTATAATTGTTAGCTGTaataaatgaggaaaaatatatcaaatttcaaaatcgcgTATTTACGTCTACTGGAAGTCCGTATagttcaattattttcatagaaTTATATTACTCTTCCACAATCTATGAtcttttatctaaaaatttatgCAAGAAAAAGTTATATTCGGcatattttttgtgatttctTAGGATTTAGATGAAAAAACCCCAGAAAATACTTGCATTTTTACATCGGCAAGAGCTTTACCATAACAATCAACATCGGTCCCTTTTATGCGGCTACTTGGAAACCTTTTGGAGCGGTTCAGACAGATTATTCTATAGATCGGGTATGATTGTAAATCTCTAAACAATGAAACGACAAAAGGGAGGATTGAGCCAATTTTAGGGCATTTTGCTGTAAGTCAACGTTCTGAGGGTGGGTTCAGGTTAGTCCTTAATCGCCCAAGAACAAAGATACACAGGAGagagtaatttattttagggaattattaaaattcatgagGAGGGAAACATGTTAATAACATTGTAATGAAAGAACGCCTCCATTTTGCggtcttaaaataaatacgagTGAGGGTAAAAGTAACAACAGGGATTCTGGTTCGGCCTGGAACGAAGAACTAACTGCTATAAACTGGAAGTAGGTGCAGGTTTATCTCCATGTGAATCATAAAATGCCCTGTTGCACAGTACTAAATACATAGAGGACTTAACATGCTTAACGAAAAAACATGTTATTGgctattaaaatataaatgtgGAATGTGGATATATGGTTGCTTGAGATCAAGTGCCATTGATTCCCactgaaaaaaaaggaattatcCTAACTCATACTTCTGATAAATATAATCAATAAACATTTGATTCTGGAGTGGAAAACGGATGATAATAACTAAAAACGATCGTATGTTGTACATGACGGTAACGTAGTTAGTCATTTTTATGTGCAACGTTTTATGGTTCGGctcatattaaatataaattaaactttttgttaTGCACAAACTACataaattatatgtttttgaatttcaatacTGAAGCAACAACTCGTGTTAATAACATTAGGCTGGTGCATCTAggtaaatgttaattttggCTATGACTATATGACATTTAAAGAGCTTTGTCTTCGAAACAGCGATATACTGGGTTtaactggaaatattttcaagtcaaATAACAGAGCGGATACAGTCCAAGGTGTTCCAAAACATTTTAGACattgattaattaaattgagcAAGTCAATACATCACTTTTCGGAagacttatttaaatttctcagcTGTGTCAAATCTATTTGCACCTGCCGACTATTATTGCAAGTTGCTGCTGGTTTTGATGTACCtcgataatatttttgttggtCAGAGACTCATGTGGCTCGTTGTACTCTGTATACTTCAGCAAAACTTTATCCATATCCGTGCTAGCGTATTGGTACAATTTGTTGCTACTGCTGAAAATTATCAGCGCTATTTCGCAGTCACAAAGGACAGACAGTTCATAGGCTTTCTTCATGACTCCAAATTTTCTCTTGTTGAAAGTCACCTGAAATTGCGAAATAATACGGGGGGTAAATCTCGGTTGGACCACCGTTTAAGTGGGCTCGGGACCATGCTTTCAATCGTATAATCCAACTATGAAAAGGAAAGAGTATAAAGCTAACAAGAAACTCTCTTCTAGACTCCGCGTCGGTAATTGCAACAATACGCGGAACTGCGTAGTACAGCTCTGACCTTTAACCCGACCTACATGCCggttaaatttattaacttatCACTGTAGACATCTACTTGCAAAAAagtcaacatttttttctatttaaatatctattttagTGGATAGttgattattgttattaattaggAGAGCGCACATTAATGATCGTCGGAAGTTGGTTTAAAGTAGGATACTAAAAAGCTAactgtaatttaattaactaagTGCTGACCGTCCGCACGAGGTTGCTGAGTACGAAATAGACACGCCAATTATATTTCAGTGTCCTGGAGAATTCCAAATTCTGGTCCAATTTTGGAAAGATACTACGACTCTAGTTCGTTTCAACACAAACAATTCTGGATGTCACATTTATCCCTTATATTCCATGaataaaattagcaaaataaagTTATCTACCTCATAGAAATGCGAGAGTATGTcgacaattaaattttgaagaacgCGAACGAATTGATAAAACCGAAGAAATCGATAAATGTAGCACTCTCACTTCTTCAACAAGTAACATGCGggttattttgtatttttcaaacaatttgaAGATTTAGACATTTTCTAGTTGTAGCAACTTTAATAgcaataaagtaaaaaaatcaaacggTTTCTGACTTACCTGTCGGTTTCGTTCATCTGTAATCCTggatatttgtatttttttgcgaCCCATGGCAgcaattttgaacaaattaaGATGAAATCCGTCACGAAGAAAGTATACACGAGTCTAAAGACTCCCTTCAATCCTCGTTTGTCCTTCTACAGAGCAATCTGGAATAAAACGATAAATtagaaaaccttttttatttgcagtaatggatttttactttgaaagtaAAAATGTCAGATCAAAAGTAGAAACTTATTTTCTCCTAAAAGGCGCGACGAAAAGCGTTTCGATGAAAACGGCACTTAATTTTGACTAGAAAGTTTTGATGTTAAGGGTTTTCATGGTTTTCAAATACCTGGAAATGACAAATTCATTTaacattcatttaaaatttcttttattatatcaAATGTCTCGGAACCATGTGCTATCCATATGTAGGCCCTATTCCGActggtaaaattttgaatcatttaTATGAAGAATTTGACAGGTCATTAAACCCAAGACCCACGAGACTTGCTATGGGGCACTGTCGCACACACATTTCTGGATCGAAGGACAGAAAAAAACGGTGTAATGGGGGGATATTAAATATCTTTCTCAATAAGAATATAATTCCATAAAAGAAGTTTAATTCCTCTTCTACCTATCAGGCGTCCCAAAAAATGGCACACATGAGTAATAGGTGCTGAAGTtgataacaaaattactttgaCACTGTATGGAATGAACACGATCTACTTTTGTAGAAGGCAAATTTACTTAAATCGTCCCATTTTTTACCCTCTATTCCCAATACTGATTTATGTCATTGTTTCTCGGACGCCCTGTAATAATACTTCACTGTCCCATCTAAAACACACATAATTATACGTATTAACGAAGGTTCAGGAGGTAGTATTAACAAAAATCCTACTACTAAAAGAAATTGCACCATTAATCTTAACCCCTAAAAGGGGTCTACtgggtattaaaaaaatggggtGCATTAATCCAACGGCGAAAGCAAAGACCAAAAAGACCATTAGAAATATAAGCATGAGGGTAGGGACTAAGAATGAGCAGGAACAATGTGGGACATGGTAAATTGATAAGAAAAGAGGCCACCGGCAAACACACTGACCTGATTTAAAGGTGGTGGTAGAGGGTGGTGGGAATCGATCGCGTAGGGCAAGGCCGGCCGCGTGCCTTCCTACGCAAGGGCGCTGCGCTGCCGCCAACCACTGTTGCCACCCTTAATTGCTTTTTCGATGTCCTTTACAGTGTCGTAACACTAGACAATAGTTCACATATTTATGAGCACAAAAGCAATACTGTGTCCTATTTCTCTTAAGGGAAAGTGTAATattgaactttaatttttctcgGAGAAAGTAATCAATCGCGAAGGCGCTTCATCAATCTTTCATAGAAATTTCTCCCGATATTTGGACAGGattataaaatcaattaagTACGTCACTTGTAGTATATGCTAATTCACACAGAATTGCTGTATCAGCGCTGCgaagttttcgaaatatccaactgaagaaaattgaaCTAGCGGCATAGCTGCAGGTGGTATTTGTTCCGACCCCGGAAACGAATTGTGTACaaaacatttacatttcaactaattaaatgattttagCGGATTCTTTGCCAATTAAGAATTGAACAGCGGGACAGGGAATTTCTAATGCTTCAGTATTAAAAATGTGATGACGTGGTAAGCGGATACGAATTTGAGCGGAGCGGGTAGGCAGTCCACTCTTCGAGTGGTctcattcaaaattaaaattttgcaataatgtAGAAGACtgtaaacattattttatccaTAGATAGTTTGTCATAGGTCCTTGTTTAGCTTACTAAACAAAGAAGAAAAGAGTGAGACATATATATACGAACGACAGGCCACTGAGGAGTCGAGAATGACAAAGGGTCAGTGTTCCTAATTGACAGACGTTAGTTCGGGGTAGTTCAGGGTAGCACAGAGCTGGCTTGCTAAcctattaaagttttaaacgTTTTCGGGGTCTTCTAGACTTCGCACAATCTTATTCGAAAATGtaactcactttatttgggaCACTCTATATGCGATAATCTATACGtatattcggaaaaaaattgcTGGTGGATTGAAAATCGTAACATTgcacaatttaaatttccacaCTTTATTGTTTATCTTGATTCTCTTTCAGTGTTCGAAACACGATTTATTCCCATGCAAACGCCTGTATATTATAGCGTatttaaaatctacaaatcaaataaaacattttcctcATGCAGTTTCCTACAGCTAtctttattgattttgaagtAACTTGGGCCCTGAATGATTTAAACATTTAGGAGAACAGTTTTCGCCACGTTTGAGATGCTAAAACTCTACGTTTTCGTTCGAATTTGCCAGTTAGAAAGAGTGATTTAGCTGCCTCTAGCAGTTCCTGTACTCATTTCTCCTAATTCTCGAGTAGTGGAAGGATTAATAAGGACactttttcaattcaatatttttt is a genomic window containing:
- the Mef2 gene encoding myocyte-specific enhancer factor 2 isoform X1: MGRKKIQISRITDERNRQVTFNKRKFGVMKKAYELSVLCDCEIALIIFSSSNKLYQYASTDMDKVLLKYTEYNEPHESLTNKNIIEALNKKEHKNGVMSPESPEPETEYQLTPRTEAKYSKIDEDFQMMLQRNQSINGQRVNMGSNYSQPVSVPVNISYSDSGLLQSSPQMAHTSISPRPSSSETDSVYPSGGMLEMSNGYLIDKTLKMGLQFICYRYPNSSSPIGGSPSPGPSPGPGMSSSKHSKQLSPGPRSNLRVVIPTPLGSSITTDEVSYAEHNRSQSSLNTPVVSLQTPGLSAYQGSLSSFGAQDFSIGSDMTLTSMAWSGHQMVPSLAHSGASNSNSGCLPHLAVSSSTPPPTAGSPLPIKIKSEPISPPRDHHPHLSSTAVHHSQPHVQTLNLTHTGHHPRPSSAGHVTPSPGSVTPTNLPSPTPPPGPSSQPDYDASAVQLHKRARLSDWPS